One genomic window of Pirellulales bacterium includes the following:
- a CDS encoding ATP-binding protein, which produces MTLRSRILLTLLPLLALLAIVGGAAATLLHRVGGSIALILRENYGSVVAMERLNEALGRIDSSFQFAIAGEENKSLEQYRRGWRGYDEALTTEQKNVTLSGEQDLVNQLTSLTEQYRRQGTTYYAFALGDTRRRQLYFGTSNQPGLLQTFQGIKTVSGNIRDLNQTNMVDASHRSRKLADDSLFWFGIGMAVAVVLAFLLAFHTIRTILRPIQAVTHSALAIGAGNLDQVIPVTSSDELGQLANAFNTMGRQLRLYRQTGYSRLLRAQRTSQATVDSFPDPVVVLDSERRLEMANPAARRLLGVAPPAPEAQVLVPWQPPESLRAPLDDVMSRRGDYLPEGFNSAVTIPCDGRPRRYLPRIMAIRDPQENVLGAAVLLQDVTRFQLLDEVKNNLVATVSHELKTPLTSIGLAVHLLLEEAAGPLTPKQTELLIDARENSERLLATINNLLDLTRFEGGRQRLDLRVQSPADLLHAAANVVRPRVEDKQITIKVDAPDGLPMVEVDVPRFSHALDNLVDNAITYTPCGGRIVLAAEAVGSTVRLSVSDTGVGIPAEHLPRLFERFFQVPGRSGGRGTGLGLAIVREIVTAHGGTIACESQPGAGTRFTIALPASTGQAIAAPDSAVQHTNGARPQG; this is translated from the coding sequence ATGACTCTCCGTTCCCGCATTTTGCTTACGCTGCTGCCCTTGCTGGCCCTATTGGCCATCGTGGGCGGCGCGGCGGCGACGCTTTTGCATCGCGTCGGGGGCAGCATTGCCCTGATTCTGCGGGAAAATTATGGCAGCGTCGTCGCAATGGAACGGCTCAACGAAGCCTTGGGACGGATCGATTCATCGTTTCAATTTGCGATTGCCGGCGAAGAAAACAAGTCGCTCGAGCAATACCGTCGCGGTTGGCGAGGCTACGATGAGGCGCTGACCACCGAGCAAAAAAACGTCACGCTCTCGGGTGAACAGGACCTGGTCAACCAGCTAACATCGCTCACCGAGCAATATCGTCGCCAGGGAACTACCTACTACGCGTTTGCTCTCGGCGACACCAGGCGACGGCAGCTCTATTTCGGCACTTCGAATCAGCCCGGACTGTTGCAAACGTTTCAAGGAATCAAAACGGTTTCGGGCAATATCCGCGATCTAAATCAAACGAACATGGTCGACGCCAGCCATCGGTCGCGAAAATTGGCGGACGATTCGCTGTTCTGGTTTGGGATCGGGATGGCCGTCGCCGTGGTGCTCGCATTTCTCCTGGCGTTTCACACGATTCGCACGATTCTTCGGCCGATCCAGGCGGTGACGCATTCGGCATTGGCCATCGGCGCCGGCAATCTCGACCAGGTGATACCCGTCACATCGAGCGACGAGCTGGGCCAACTGGCCAACGCTTTCAACACGATGGGGCGGCAATTGCGGCTGTACCGGCAAACCGGTTATTCGCGTCTGCTCCGCGCTCAGCGCACGAGCCAAGCCACCGTGGATTCATTTCCCGATCCGGTCGTGGTGCTCGATTCGGAGCGGCGGTTGGAAATGGCAAATCCGGCCGCAAGACGGTTGTTAGGCGTCGCGCCGCCGGCGCCCGAGGCACAAGTGTTGGTCCCCTGGCAGCCTCCGGAATCGCTGCGGGCGCCGCTCGACGACGTAATGAGCCGTCGCGGCGATTATCTGCCCGAAGGGTTCAATTCGGCGGTGACGATTCCTTGCGACGGCCGGCCAAGGAGGTATTTGCCGCGAATCATGGCCATCCGCGATCCGCAGGAAAATGTGCTCGGCGCCGCCGTATTGCTTCAAGACGTGACCCGGTTTCAATTGCTGGATGAGGTCAAGAACAATCTCGTGGCCACGGTGAGCCATGAGTTGAAAACGCCGCTCACGAGCATCGGCCTGGCAGTGCACCTGCTCCTGGAAGAAGCGGCCGGCCCGCTGACGCCGAAGCAAACCGAGCTTCTTATCGACGCTCGCGAAAACAGCGAACGCTTGCTGGCCACGATCAACAATCTGCTCGACCTGACGCGCTTCGAGGGCGGACGACAACGGCTGGATCTCCGCGTGCAATCGCCGGCCGATCTGTTGCACGCGGCGGCAAACGTGGTGCGGCCGCGCGTCGAAGACAAGCAGATCACGATCAAAGTAGATGCGCCCGATGGTTTGCCGATGGTCGAAGTCGATGTGCCGCGATTCTCCCATGCGCTCGACAACCTCGTCGACAACGCGATCACGTACACGCCCTGCGGCGGGCGGATCGTGCTCGCCGCCGAGGCGGTCGGGTCGACGGTCAGGTTGAGCGTGTCCGACACCGGAGTCGGGATTCCTGCCGAGCATTTGCCGCGGCTGTTCGAGCGGTTTTTTCAGGTTCCCGGCCGCAGCGGAGGGCGTGGCACCGGCCTGGGCCTGGCGATCGTCCGCGAGATTGTCACGGCGCATGGCGGCACGATCGCGTGCGAAAGCCAGCCGGGCGCCGGCACCAGGTTTACGATCGCGCTGCCTGCGTCCACCGGCCAGGCAATCGCTG